The Deltaproteobacteria bacterium genome window below encodes:
- a CDS encoding DUF1565 domain-containing protein, producing MRLDLLRTSVVPLVLLAPACGDGGGGSGSASDDATGGATHAGTSGEGPTTAGNTGSTGTASLDSSADGGSSNDAGSSGALDTTATATAGSDSGGSDTTGDTTGGIGGEPNVLYVHPGGSNGDPGTIEAPMRTIQWAIARAVEQGGIDTIRVAQGDYAYDYGNDDHVVVADGVSLVGGYASDWSARDPWQYVTRLVDESQFIGSTEDVPHRAIEVPQDVAADTVIDGFEVGVAVGQFRAGILVFGDATIRNCRLLPTIAFESVSTVGVRILGGDPTLVSNRFAFDVEEAQGVAVGIDAEDSDGVFAGNVIDMTSGGSFQYGVRLSLGAPQIVANSIWLESSTNEVGVWLQSATPVIDNNLIEAEDFDGVCVWSVGGASVPTAMRNNLLDCYYTMFGSDPLRNWQTVMELENSLIGATDNVKLQALVTDPQQDMALAASAPCTVTQGGRDVSADVPEDIDGVQRTAPLSICAHEWDAGCQ from the coding sequence ATGCGTCTCGACCTGCTGCGAACATCCGTCGTTCCGCTCGTGCTGCTCGCGCCCGCGTGTGGTGACGGCGGTGGGGGATCGGGCTCCGCGAGTGATGACGCCACCGGCGGCGCCACCCATGCGGGCACGTCGGGCGAGGGGCCGACGACCGCGGGCAACACCGGCTCGACCGGCACCGCGTCGCTCGACAGCTCCGCCGACGGCGGGAGCAGCAACGACGCAGGGAGCTCCGGTGCGCTCGACACGACGGCGACGGCGACGGCGGGTAGCGACAGCGGCGGCAGCGACACCACCGGCGACACCACCGGTGGCATCGGCGGCGAGCCCAACGTGCTGTACGTCCACCCAGGCGGCAGCAACGGCGATCCCGGCACCATCGAGGCGCCGATGCGCACGATCCAGTGGGCGATCGCGCGGGCGGTCGAGCAGGGCGGCATCGACACCATTCGCGTGGCGCAGGGCGACTACGCCTATGACTACGGCAACGACGACCACGTCGTGGTCGCCGATGGCGTCTCGCTCGTCGGCGGCTACGCGAGCGACTGGAGCGCCCGAGATCCGTGGCAGTACGTCACCCGCCTGGTCGACGAGAGCCAGTTCATCGGATCGACCGAGGACGTGCCGCATCGCGCGATCGAGGTGCCGCAGGACGTCGCGGCCGACACCGTCATCGACGGCTTCGAGGTCGGCGTCGCCGTGGGCCAGTTCCGTGCCGGCATCCTCGTGTTCGGCGATGCCACGATCCGCAACTGCAGGCTCTTGCCGACCATCGCGTTCGAGTCCGTCAGCACCGTCGGGGTGCGGATCCTCGGTGGCGACCCGACGTTGGTGTCGAATCGCTTCGCCTTCGACGTCGAGGAGGCCCAGGGTGTCGCGGTCGGCATCGACGCCGAGGACAGCGATGGTGTCTTCGCCGGCAATGTGATCGACATGACCAGTGGCGGCAGCTTCCAATACGGCGTGCGGCTGTCGCTGGGCGCGCCGCAGATCGTCGCCAACAGCATCTGGCTCGAGTCATCGACCAACGAGGTCGGCGTCTGGTTGCAGTCGGCGACCCCGGTCATCGACAACAACCTCATCGAGGCCGAGGACTTCGACGGCGTGTGCGTGTGGTCGGTGGGTGGCGCGTCGGTGCCGACCGCGATGCGCAACAACCTGCTCGACTGCTACTACACGATGTTCGGCAGCGACCCCCTGCGCAACTGGCAGACGGTGATGGAGCTCGAGAATTCCCTCATCGGGGCCACCGACAACGTCAAGCTGCAGGCGCTGGTCACCGACCCGCAGCAGGACATGGCGCTGGCGGCCAGCGCCCCCTGCACCGTGACGCAGGGCGGACGCGACGTCTCGGCCGACGTGCCCGAGGACATTGACGGCGTGCAGCGGACCGCGCCGCTGTCGATCTGCGCCCACGAGTGGGACGCTGGCTGTCAGTGA
- a CDS encoding RNA polymerase sigma factor, whose protein sequence is MTSSVPDAATALASPVTADVAGVPTLTELFRTHHPFVWRMVRHLGIPPSSLDDATQEVFVIAGRKLPELPSLAQPRAWLFGIARGLAANWRRSSERRRAREDAWVQAEPSPLAQPDRELERRQAAASVETFLAELGEPFATTLVLVDVEGLSAPEVAEATGAALNTVYSRLRTARQRFDRFVESLDAGAP, encoded by the coding sequence ATGACGAGCTCGGTGCCCGACGCCGCCACTGCGCTCGCTTCGCCCGTCACCGCCGATGTCGCCGGCGTGCCGACGTTGACCGAGCTGTTTCGCACCCACCATCCGTTCGTGTGGCGCATGGTTCGACACCTCGGGATCCCGCCGTCGTCACTCGATGACGCCACGCAGGAGGTCTTCGTGATCGCCGGACGCAAGCTGCCCGAGCTCCCCTCGCTGGCGCAGCCACGCGCGTGGCTGTTCGGCATCGCGCGCGGGCTCGCGGCGAACTGGCGCCGCTCGAGTGAGCGTCGTCGTGCACGTGAGGACGCGTGGGTACAGGCCGAGCCGAGTCCGCTGGCCCAACCCGATCGCGAGCTCGAGCGGCGCCAGGCCGCGGCGAGCGTCGAGACGTTCCTCGCCGAGCTCGGTGAGCCCTTCGCAACCACGCTCGTGCTCGTCGACGTCGAGGGACTCTCGGCGCCCGAGGTGGCCGAGGCCACCGGCGCCGCGCTCAACACCGTGTACTCGCGCCTCCGCACCGCGCGGCAGCGCTTCGATCGTTTCGTCGAGTCACTCGACGCGGGGGCACCATGA